The Spirosoma oryzicola region GACATATAGGACATTGCTCCCCCGCCGATAGCCGGATCGGGTGGTGGATAGCTCGATTTACCTTGCAGGTAAGGCAGTTCCAGCATGTGCGCGTAGACCGGCACGTCCCACTCTTTCAGCAACGATTTTAGCGATCCCGTATGATCTGAATGGCCGTGGGTCAGTATAATCGCATTGGGTTTTGTTCCAGCGCCGAAGAGTTGTTCCGCTTTCTTTTTGATCTGGCCCGTGTAACCGGGAAGTCCCGCATCGACCAGCACCCAGGGATTGCCTTCTCCTGGCTCACCAATAAAAAAGACGTTGACGAATAATGTCTTGAGCCCTGCGACGTCGTGCGTAACGTCATAAGGTGACTTTGTACCAGCATCAACTGGCGCATCGAATTCAGTTTGGCTTTCCATATACGTTGCGTTTGTTCCGGTAAAATAACCTACTCCTTTTGTAGATTGTTTACGGGAACAAACGCAATGGACTTACTAGCTACGCTCTTCCCAAACCTGAACCAGATTAACAATCACCTCAACGGCTTTGTGCATATCCTGCACCGACACCCACTCCAGCCGGGAGTGGAATGCGTGTTCACCAGCGAATATATTGGGGCAGGGCAAGCCCATGAAGGACAACCGCGAGCCGTCGGTCCCCCCCCGGATACTCCGCCGTTCAGCCGATAAGCCGGCCCGACGGATGGCTTCGAGCGCGTTCTCAACCACATCGGGATGCTGATCCAGTACTTTTTTCATGTTGCGGTACTGTTCTTTTACGAGCAGTTGCGCCGACGAGCCTGGATAGCTTTTCAGCACATCGTTTAGTTTGTTTTGCAGGTACGTTTCTTTCTCCTGCAAGCCCACTTCGGTAAAATCGCGAATGATGAATTCCAGCACGGCCTGATCCTGATTACCTTCAAAACGCGTCGGATGCACAAAGCCTTCCTTATCCTCGGTTGTTTCGGGGGACAGGTGCTCTTTGGGCAGCGAAGCCAGCAGATCAGCGGCAATTTTTAGGGCGTTTTCGAGCTTGCCCTTCGCAAAACCGGGGTGCGTACTAACGCCCTGAACGGTGATGGTGACGGCATCCGCCGAGAACGTTTCGTCTTCAAGTGTCCCCAGGGCTTCGCCGTCGATGGTATAGCCGAAATTGGCGTCCAGCTTTTGCATATCGACTTTCTCGGTACCCCGACCGACTTCTTCGTCCGGCGTAAACAGCAACCGAATTCGTCCGTGTTTTACGTCTGGGTGAGTCAGCAAAAAATGGGCAGCGTCCATGATTTCGGCGACACCCGCTTTGTTGTCTGCCCCGAGCAAGGTGGTTCCGCTGGCCGTAATGATATCGTTGCCAATCTGATGCTGTAAATCAGGATGCTCATGCACCCGAATCATCTGCGTAGCGTCATCGGGCAATACAATATCGGAACCGTTCCAGTGGGTATGAATAATCGGTTTCACGCCCGCGCCCGTTACATCGGGCGACGTATCGACGTGCGAGCATAGGCAAAGGGTTGGTACGTTTGCTTTATCGGTCGTGGCGGGTATGGTGGCGTAAACGTATCCCCACGCATCGAGTTCTACGTCGGAAAGGCCCATGTCGTGCAACTCCTGCACGAGTACACGGCTGAGGTCTTTTTGTTTTTCGGTGCTGGGGTTCGTCGTTGACTGCGGATCAGACTGGGTATCGATCTGAACGTAGCGAAGAAAGCGATCAACAGCGGTGTAGGAATAATTGGCGAAGCGATTGGTTAGCATATGGTTGAGTAAAAAAGCCCGTTCCTACCACAACCGCGCTAGTAAGCTGATGGGTATTCAGAACGGGCTTATGGAATACGATTTATTTGAGCGTAGCCAGGACTTTCTGCATCTGTTCGGCTACAAACTGATTACCGGCGTCGTTGAGGTGAACGCGGTCGGTCGTCAGGATGCCTTTCTCTTTGTTGTCAGGGTTGTGCTTGAGGTTGTAGTCTAGGAATGCTTTGCGCAAATCGACCAGCGGCAGATTGTTCTTTTTAGCAATATCACGGATTAGCTGGCTGTACTGGTTCAGATCGCCATCCTGCTGGTTCGACATGTCCGTCTTTTCGCCGATAGCAGCGGGTGTACATAGCACAACGCGCGCATTGGCCGCCTGTAACTTCTTGACGACGGCTTCGTAAAACCGCACAAACTTGTCGGCATCGGTTCCGGTACCCGACGAAGCTTTGTGCCATACGTCGTTGACGCCAACCCACACCACGACAACATCGGGTTTCTTGGCCAGTACATCGTCATCCATCCGCAGGTATAGATCGTAAATCTTGTTACCACCAATACCTGCACCGATTAATTCATACTGATTGGCGGGCAGCAACGATTTCAGGCGATCAATGTAGCCGCCCGGATTAACCCCCGCCTGGGTAATCGAATCACCGAAAAACACAACACGGGTAGGGTTGGCGGTTGTCATAGCCAGCAAGGCGCCAACGCAAAAAAGGGCGATTACGCGAAAAAAAGTAGTCATACGAATAAACGAAATTGTAAATGGATTGATCGCTGTAGTTTTCTGTGGTGTCAGCGGGGCCGCCCATGCGGTTCGAAAACCCGACACCACGGTCAAAACAGAAAAACACTACTTATACGACCAGATTAAGTGCTAATACGCCCAGCAAGCCAACGACCGACACGATGGTTTCCATCAGCGACCAGGTTCGGATGGTCTGCGTGATACTCAGGTTAAAATATTCCTTGAACAACCAGAATCCCCCGTCGTTGATGTGCGAAAACATCAGGCTTCCCGACCCGATTGCCAGCACCATCAATTCTGGTTTGATCGGCTGATTCTGGATCAACGGCCAGATAATACCCGACGTAGTTAGGCCCGCTACCGTTGCCGAACCCACACACACCCGAATGAAGGCAGCAATCCCCCAAGCCAGTACCAGCGGTGGAATGGCCACGTCAGCCAGCATGGTACCGATGTATTTGCTTGTGCCGCTATCGGTAAAAATCTGCTTCAACGCACCCGCCCCGGCAATAACCAGTAGGATCGGCGCAATGGCTTTAACGGCTTCTTCCAGATCTTTCGTTACAGCTTTCATGGTCTGGCCCCGACGGATACTCAGTGTATACACAGCCGTTAAAACGGATATTAGCATCCCGATATACGGTTCGGCCATCAACGTAACGATTGTTTTCAGGGGCGACGAGTCAGGGAAAACTGTTTTCAGCGGACCAAACGTGGTTAGCAGTAACACCGGTAATAACGCGACAAAAAAGCTGATGCCTGTACCGGGTAAATTCTCGTCGGGTACTTCGCGAATATCGAATAGATCTTTATCCGGCGTCACTTTCATGTTGACCAGCGTTTTCCCGAAGATCGGACCGGCGATTACAATGGCGGGGATGGCCACGATCAACCCGTACAGAAGCGTCTGCCCAATATTGGCGTTAAGTTGTCCAGCCACCGCCGAGGGCGACGGGTGCGGAGGCAGATAACCATGCGCTACTGAAAGAGCCGATAGCATGGGTACCGCGATGGACAGCAAGGGCAGCCGCGACGATGCAGCTATAGTAAAAATCAACGGAACGACGATGATAAAACCGGCATTATAGAAAAGCGGAATCCCGACGACAAAACCTGCCAGGGCCAGCCCCCACCGAATGTTTTTGATGCCGAACAGCTTGATGAGTACGTTGGTGATTCGTCGGGCGGCCCCGCTCTCGGCCACGATGCGGCCCAGCATGGCCCCGAATCCAATGATCAATACCAGATCACCCAGCGTACCGCCAATGCCGGTTTGAATGGATTTGCCGACTTCCTGCACGGACATGCCCGAAGCCAGGCCGATACCGAGCGAAACAAGAACAAAGGAAATAAAGGTATCTAAACGAACAAATGCAACTAAAAAGACAAGGGTAAGTATTCCAATCAGCGTTAA contains the following coding sequences:
- the pepT gene encoding peptidase T encodes the protein MLTNRFANYSYTAVDRFLRYVQIDTQSDPQSTTNPSTEKQKDLSRVLVQELHDMGLSDVELDAWGYVYATIPATTDKANVPTLCLCSHVDTSPDVTGAGVKPIIHTHWNGSDIVLPDDATQMIRVHEHPDLQHQIGNDIITASGTTLLGADNKAGVAEIMDAAHFLLTHPDVKHGRIRLLFTPDEEVGRGTEKVDMQKLDANFGYTIDGEALGTLEDETFSADAVTITVQGVSTHPGFAKGKLENALKIAADLLASLPKEHLSPETTEDKEGFVHPTRFEGNQDQAVLEFIIRDFTEVGLQEKETYLQNKLNDVLKSYPGSSAQLLVKEQYRNMKKVLDQHPDVVENALEAIRRAGLSAERRSIRGGTDGSRLSFMGLPCPNIFAGEHAFHSRLEWVSVQDMHKAVEVIVNLVQVWEERS
- a CDS encoding SGNH/GDSL hydrolase family protein, which produces MTTFFRVIALFCVGALLAMTTANPTRVVFFGDSITQAGVNPGGYIDRLKSLLPANQYELIGAGIGGNKIYDLYLRMDDDVLAKKPDVVVVWVGVNDVWHKASSGTGTDADKFVRFYEAVVKKLQAANARVVLCTPAAIGEKTDMSNQQDGDLNQYSQLIRDIAKKNNLPLVDLRKAFLDYNLKHNPDNKEKGILTTDRVHLNDAGNQFVAEQMQKVLATLK
- a CDS encoding gluconate:H+ symporter; this translates as MPLFLTLIGILTLVFLVAFVRLDTFISFVLVSLGIGLASGMSVQEVGKSIQTGIGGTLGDLVLIIGFGAMLGRIVAESGAARRITNVLIKLFGIKNIRWGLALAGFVVGIPLFYNAGFIIVVPLIFTIAASSRLPLLSIAVPMLSALSVAHGYLPPHPSPSAVAGQLNANIGQTLLYGLIVAIPAIVIAGPIFGKTLVNMKVTPDKDLFDIREVPDENLPGTGISFFVALLPVLLLTTFGPLKTVFPDSSPLKTIVTLMAEPYIGMLISVLTAVYTLSIRRGQTMKAVTKDLEEAVKAIAPILLVIAGAGALKQIFTDSGTSKYIGTMLADVAIPPLVLAWGIAAFIRVCVGSATVAGLTTSGIIWPLIQNQPIKPELMVLAIGSGSLMFSHINDGGFWLFKEYFNLSITQTIRTWSLMETIVSVVGLLGVLALNLVV